From a single Rhizobium lusitanum genomic region:
- a CDS encoding adenine deaminase — protein sequence MASLPTNLPDDLLINAADEVLIRQDLTLTALGRRPADRLLRVGRLLDVHSRTWLEDQEIVIKGRRVAYVGPAGSYTGEVTERLSEPHLAAVPGFGEAHKHIESSHLTPEWEAALVMPHGVTWTCEASHEFSNVNGPRNLEFWLEARRRGSPMKIFPLPGSAVPPTAYEWGGGHFGYDEQKAFLSESLMVAGLDEVMDWPSVSNPENPAYDRLWGMIRATFEQRGVVEGHGAGLRDLASINAFAGAGLASDHEGWFLDEIWEKLTHGLFIELRPHSLPEVIKGLIEKGLSDWSQIAFVTDDRSASDTLKMGATDYNVRLAIENGLAPEIAIQCVTINPARHMRLTPWVGSIAPGRFADIVLLDDVETLSIAKVWADGRPASVGKSFVGVRPEIAWPDWATKTVKIDRIVLPEDFRIAAPSDAPTAKAALLRPFHWADDFITMDLPVADGAVQRDHDRNVTKFAIVDRFSGEAKVARMFWLGTGPRTPDTALGATLGHDKHNIWVVGSSDEAMAMVANALNEQQGGWVLVSGGKVVARVHYEVGGLMTARSAEELDAEMQMLYAAGAKIDWMYEPTFSPRWWPGFPERLSFATLTCAPWRWVLVAPSERAPEGFVNVATGETHPIVW from the coding sequence ATGGCGTCCTTGCCCACAAATCTTCCCGACGATCTGCTCATCAATGCGGCCGACGAGGTGCTTATCCGTCAGGACCTGACGCTCACCGCGCTTGGCCGTCGGCCCGCAGACAGGCTGCTCAGGGTAGGCCGGCTTCTGGATGTCCATAGTCGTACCTGGCTGGAAGACCAGGAGATCGTGATCAAGGGACGACGTGTCGCCTATGTTGGTCCCGCCGGCAGCTACACGGGAGAGGTTACCGAGCGCCTATCCGAGCCGCATCTTGCAGCCGTTCCGGGCTTCGGTGAGGCGCACAAGCATATTGAGAGCTCGCATCTGACGCCGGAATGGGAGGCGGCGCTGGTCATGCCGCATGGCGTCACCTGGACCTGCGAGGCAAGCCACGAGTTTTCCAACGTCAACGGCCCGCGCAATCTGGAATTCTGGCTGGAGGCACGCCGGCGCGGATCGCCGATGAAGATTTTCCCTCTGCCCGGTTCCGCCGTGCCGCCGACGGCTTACGAATGGGGCGGAGGCCATTTCGGCTATGACGAGCAGAAGGCGTTTCTTTCCGAAAGCCTGATGGTTGCCGGTCTCGACGAGGTGATGGACTGGCCCTCGGTCAGCAATCCGGAGAATCCGGCTTACGATCGTCTCTGGGGCATGATCCGCGCCACTTTCGAGCAGCGCGGTGTTGTCGAAGGGCATGGCGCCGGGCTGCGCGATCTTGCCTCGATCAACGCCTTTGCCGGCGCGGGTCTCGCCTCGGATCATGAAGGCTGGTTCCTGGATGAAATATGGGAAAAGCTGACCCACGGCCTTTTCATCGAGCTTCGGCCGCATTCGCTGCCTGAGGTGATCAAGGGGCTGATCGAGAAGGGCCTTTCCGACTGGTCGCAGATCGCCTTCGTGACGGATGACCGCAGCGCTTCGGATACGCTGAAGATGGGGGCGACGGATTATAATGTCCGGCTTGCCATCGAAAACGGGCTGGCGCCGGAAATCGCCATTCAATGCGTGACGATCAATCCGGCGCGGCATATGCGGCTGACGCCCTGGGTCGGCTCGATCGCGCCTGGCCGTTTTGCCGATATCGTGCTTTTGGACGATGTCGAGACGCTGTCGATCGCCAAGGTCTGGGCGGATGGCCGTCCGGCTTCGGTCGGCAAGAGCTTTGTCGGCGTCCGCCCCGAGATCGCTTGGCCGGATTGGGCGACGAAGACGGTGAAGATCGACAGGATCGTTCTGCCGGAAGATTTCCGGATCGCAGCACCCTCGGATGCGCCGACAGCAAAGGCAGCACTCCTGCGCCCCTTCCATTGGGCCGATGATTTCATCACCATGGACTTGCCGGTTGCGGACGGCGCGGTCCAACGAGACCATGACCGCAACGTTACCAAATTTGCGATCGTTGACCGCTTCTCCGGCGAGGCCAAGGTCGCCCGCATGTTCTGGCTCGGCACCGGGCCGCGCACGCCTGATACGGCGCTCGGCGCCACGCTCGGGCATGACAAGCATAATATCTGGGTCGTCGGTTCTTCCGACGAGGCGATGGCAATGGTCGCCAATGCGCTCAATGAACAGCAGGGCGGCTGGGTGCTGGTCTCCGGCGGCAAGGTTGTTGCCCGCGTTCACTATGAGGTTGGCGGCCTGATGACGGCACGCTCGGCCGAGGAGCTGGATGCGGAAATGCAGATGCTTTACGCGGCCGGTGCGAAGATCGACTGGATGTACGAGCCGACCTTCTCGCCGCGCTGGTGGCCGGGCTTTCCGGAACGCCTTTCCTTCGCGACGCTCACCTGTGCACCCTGGCGCTGGGTACTGGTCGCGCCGTCCGAAAGGGCGCCCGAGGGCTTCGTCAATGTCGCGACCGGAGAGACGCATCCGATCGTCTGGTAA
- a CDS encoding sugar phosphate isomerase/epimerase family protein translates to MTDDLKTPRMTLAFSTLGCAELELDEALALAALHGLDAIEIRALGGTIDLSAYFTERFGTPAGLARVLDRSPVAVCALNTSLRLVGATPEAKEAFLRYLPWAEAAGIKSLRVFDGGTTGDAGELAEALSMLDWWRETARREGFAADMVVETHDVLVRTETIGRFLEAAPDCALIWDTHHTWRKGGQDPVETWRQVRHNTRHLHVKDSISKPSEKLPYSYALPGTGEFPMAGLLSVLAADRYDGVMSLEWERLWHTQLPPLDLALHEARKTDWWPRFNLDEPLSSGSAR, encoded by the coding sequence GTGACCGACGATCTCAAAACGCCGAGGATGACACTCGCATTCTCCACACTGGGATGCGCGGAGCTGGAGCTGGACGAGGCGCTTGCCTTGGCGGCGCTCCATGGCCTCGATGCGATCGAAATCCGCGCGCTTGGCGGCACGATCGATCTGTCGGCCTATTTCACCGAACGGTTCGGTACGCCCGCAGGTCTGGCCCGGGTTCTCGATCGTTCGCCTGTCGCCGTGTGTGCTCTCAATACGTCGCTGCGTCTTGTCGGCGCCACGCCGGAGGCGAAGGAGGCGTTCCTGCGCTATCTTCCCTGGGCGGAAGCGGCGGGCATCAAATCGCTGCGCGTTTTCGACGGCGGTACCACCGGCGATGCTGGGGAGCTCGCCGAAGCCCTGTCGATGCTGGACTGGTGGCGCGAGACGGCGCGCCGCGAGGGTTTTGCGGCGGATATGGTGGTGGAGACGCATGATGTCCTGGTGCGGACAGAGACTATCGGCCGTTTTCTGGAGGCGGCGCCCGACTGCGCCCTGATTTGGGATACCCACCACACATGGCGCAAGGGCGGACAGGATCCGGTCGAAACCTGGAGACAGGTCCGTCACAACACGCGTCATCTCCATGTGAAGGACAGCATCTCGAAGCCGAGCGAAAAACTGCCCTATAGCTATGCGCTTCCGGGCACTGGTGAATTTCCGATGGCGGGATTGCTCTCCGTGCTTGCTGCCGATCGCTACGACGGTGTCATGAGCCTGGAATGGGAACGCCTGTGGCACACGCAGCTTCCGCCACTGGATCTGGCGCTTCACGAGGCCCGCAAGACAGACTGGTGGCCCCGGTTCAATCTAGACGAACCGCTCTCAAGTGGTTCTGCGCGCTAG
- a CDS encoding EAL domain-containing protein, translating to MTSRLVIEITETHPLVGAAIERLKMIRALGCRIAIDDFGVGFATPATLLQVSADIVKIDASFVRDNRPGRDGRDSLYHMVGFASCIAPTVVVEGIETEAQFEAARAAGATHVQGFLLSRPAWLPRPRQEQSKFSLRGVE from the coding sequence TTGACATCGCGGCTCGTCATCGAAATCACCGAAACGCATCCGCTTGTCGGCGCGGCCATCGAACGGCTGAAGATGATCCGTGCGCTCGGCTGCCGCATCGCGATCGATGATTTCGGCGTCGGCTTCGCGACCCCGGCAACCCTGCTCCAGGTCTCGGCCGATATCGTCAAGATCGATGCATCTTTCGTTCGCGACAACAGGCCAGGCCGCGATGGGCGCGACAGCCTGTATCACATGGTCGGTTTTGCGTCCTGCATCGCGCCGACGGTGGTGGTCGAGGGCATCGAGACAGAAGCACAGTTCGAGGCGGCGCGCGCGGCGGGCGCGACGCATGTGCAGGGCTTCCTGCTGTCAAGACCGGCCTGGTTGCCGCGGCCTCGGCAGGAGCAGAGCAAATTTAGCTTGCGGGGTGTTGAATGA
- a CDS encoding helix-turn-helix domain-containing protein: MMKRPSFARDYGFAAVMAVGDIQAQAQARLDVLFEELRDLFSDAGNTPPVVLVGGSDPHIAIRAGSRNISARVTIDAENGLYVFCELDRAAGIVLATASEERLIDEIVAHLSAGDDDLVPRTIDSAVGILVGQTMEDVERKLILQTLRHCSGNLTHTAFMLGISLTALCGKLAVYFPDTAKDLSKGATGVARTAEGDRR; encoded by the coding sequence ATGATGAAGCGCCCTTCCTTCGCGCGGGATTATGGTTTCGCCGCCGTCATGGCGGTGGGTGACATCCAGGCGCAGGCGCAGGCGCGGCTCGACGTCTTGTTCGAGGAATTGCGGGACCTGTTTTCCGATGCCGGCAACACGCCGCCGGTTGTGCTTGTGGGCGGGAGCGATCCGCATATCGCCATTCGCGCTGGATCGCGCAATATCTCGGCACGGGTGACGATCGACGCCGAAAACGGCCTCTATGTCTTTTGCGAGCTCGACCGCGCCGCCGGCATTGTGTTAGCGACGGCGAGCGAGGAGCGGCTGATCGATGAGATCGTCGCGCACCTTTCGGCCGGGGATGACGACCTTGTGCCGCGCACGATCGACAGCGCCGTCGGCATTCTTGTCGGCCAGACCATGGAAGATGTCGAGCGCAAGCTCATCCTGCAGACGCTCCGTCACTGCAGCGGCAATCTCACCCACACCGCCTTCATGCTCGGCATCTCCCTCACGGCGCTCTGCGGTAAGCTGGCCGTCTATTTTCCAGACACCGCAAAGGATCTTTCCAAAGGTGCAACCGGTGTTGCGCGTACGGCGGAAGGAGACCGGAGATGA
- a CDS encoding MucR family transcriptional regulator, translated as MDAFSSKKDLAQLQTGSLSDGCVKIVSAYVSHNTVPIGNLSKLITDVHEALQALDGTAPSVERTKPVPAVDLKKSVTNDYIICLEDGKRFKTLKRHLRVHYGMTPEEYRQKWGLAPTYPMVAQNYANRRSELAKLSGLGANGNKKDSVR; from the coding sequence ATGGACGCTTTCAGCAGCAAAAAAGACCTGGCCCAACTTCAGACGGGTAGCCTGTCCGATGGCTGCGTCAAGATTGTGTCGGCCTATGTCAGCCACAACACCGTCCCTATCGGCAATCTTTCCAAGCTGATCACGGATGTTCACGAAGCGCTGCAGGCCCTGGACGGGACGGCGCCTTCGGTGGAACGGACGAAGCCGGTTCCGGCCGTCGATCTCAAGAAATCGGTGACGAACGACTACATCATCTGCCTCGAGGACGGCAAACGCTTCAAGACGCTGAAGCGCCATCTGCGCGTCCACTACGGCATGACGCCTGAAGAGTATCGGCAGAAATGGGGTCTCGCTCCGACCTATCCGATGGTGGCGCAGAATTATGCCAACCGTCGCTCGGAGCTCGCCAAACTCTCCGGCCTTGGCGCCAATGGAAACAAGAAGGATAGTGTCCGCTAG
- a CDS encoding inorganic phosphate transporter: MVDVASSNAEGGNANHPIHGAGGSAKWFLPLFGVVVLGGLGYVGYALGNDLAEAATVPWILLGLALLIALGFEFVNGFHDTANAVATVIYTRSMPAEFAVIWSGFFNFLGVLTSSGAVAFGILALLPVELILQVGSGSGLAMVFALLIAAIVWNLGTWYLGLPASSSHTLVGSIIGVGLANQFLAPAGSATSGVDWSQASSVGLSLLLSPLIGFGLAALLLLVSKALIHNKALYEAPKGNAPPPLWIRTLLIFTCTGVSFAHGSNDGQKGMGLIMLILIGLVPTAFALNRTPDINYLEAYKAASTQVEAVLGKYVKPGVAAPTDPKAAVSDAVKNKTWTDATTPALQAYIHATGIEIASYPSVEKLPNGLVGNVRNDIYLIGEALKLIDKRKLLAMGADDLKAVTQYHAAVDNATKFIPLWVKVAVALALGLGTMVGWKRIVVTVGEKIGKTHLTYGQGAAAEVVAMLTIGAADHLGLPVSTTHVLSSGVAGTMAANGSGLQWSTVRNMLMAWILTLPVSIALAFTLFIVLRQVF, encoded by the coding sequence CCAATTCACGGCGCGGGCGGTTCCGCCAAGTGGTTTCTGCCGCTCTTCGGCGTGGTCGTGCTCGGAGGTCTTGGCTATGTCGGCTATGCCCTCGGCAATGATCTGGCCGAAGCCGCGACTGTCCCGTGGATTCTGCTCGGCCTGGCCCTGCTGATCGCGCTGGGCTTCGAATTCGTCAACGGCTTCCACGATACGGCCAACGCGGTCGCCACCGTCATCTACACCCGCTCGATGCCGGCCGAATTTGCGGTCATCTGGTCGGGCTTCTTCAATTTTCTCGGCGTGCTGACCTCTTCCGGCGCCGTCGCCTTTGGCATTCTGGCGCTGTTGCCCGTCGAATTGATTCTCCAGGTCGGCTCCGGTTCCGGTCTCGCCATGGTCTTCGCGCTGTTGATCGCAGCCATCGTCTGGAACCTCGGCACCTGGTATCTCGGCCTGCCGGCATCGAGCTCGCACACGCTCGTGGGCTCGATCATCGGCGTCGGTCTTGCCAACCAGTTCCTTGCGCCCGCGGGTTCCGCCACCAGCGGTGTCGACTGGTCGCAGGCGAGCAGTGTCGGGCTGTCCCTGCTTCTATCGCCGCTGATCGGCTTTGGTCTGGCGGCCTTGCTGCTGCTGGTCTCCAAGGCGCTGATCCACAACAAGGCGCTCTACGAGGCTCCGAAGGGCAATGCGCCGCCACCGCTGTGGATTCGCACATTGCTGATCTTCACCTGCACCGGTGTCAGCTTCGCCCATGGCTCCAATGACGGCCAGAAGGGCATGGGCCTGATCATGCTCATCCTGATCGGCCTGGTACCGACCGCCTTTGCGCTCAACCGCACGCCTGACATCAACTATCTCGAAGCCTACAAGGCCGCCTCCACACAGGTCGAGGCCGTCCTCGGCAAATATGTGAAGCCAGGCGTCGCTGCTCCCACCGATCCGAAGGCTGCCGTCAGCGACGCGGTGAAGAACAAGACCTGGACCGACGCCACGACGCCCGCACTGCAGGCCTATATCCATGCCACCGGCATCGAAATCGCCTCCTATCCTTCGGTCGAGAAGCTGCCGAACGGTCTCGTCGGCAACGTGCGCAACGACATCTACCTGATCGGCGAAGCCTTGAAGCTGATCGACAAGCGCAAGCTGCTGGCTATGGGCGCAGATGACCTGAAGGCGGTGACGCAGTATCACGCCGCCGTCGACAACGCGACGAAGTTCATCCCGCTCTGGGTCAAGGTCGCCGTGGCGCTGGCGCTCGGTCTCGGCACGATGGTGGGCTGGAAGCGCATCGTCGTCACCGTCGGCGAGAAGATCGGCAAGACGCATCTGACCTACGGGCAGGGTGCGGCCGCCGAAGTCGTCGCCATGCTGACGATCGGTGCCGCCGACCATCTTGGCCTGCCGGTGTCCACCACGCATGTCCTGTCTTCGGGCGTCGCCGGCACCATGGCCGCCAACGGCTCCGGACTGCAATGGTCGACTGTCCGCAACATGCTGATGGCCTGGATCCTGACGCTGCCCGTCTCCATCGCGCTGGCCTTCACGCTCTTCATCGTGCTTCGCCAGGTGTTCTGA